AACTCGATTATTCTTATGTTCCCAAACCCGCTTTAGCAAGTTAGAAGTCACACCCGTGTATAGGGTTCCATTTCGTTTGCTGGCTAATAGATACACGCACGGTTGTCGCTTCATACCACCTCCCTGGCATTCTCTCTGGATTCCGGCCTACGCCGGAATGACGGGATCAGTGAAGTCTATCTACAATTTCTTCGGTGGATCCTAAATATTGGGCATCATTATCGGCTCACACAAGGTCAAATGAGAACCCGGGCGTATCCATCATGTGACGTTTCACGGCGCAGAGTTCCATTGCCCGGACGATGCCGCTATGGTACTTCTCAGGGAAACCGTCGGGAAGAGTGAGACGGAATATGACCTTGACGATCATCTTTTTCTTCTCATCGTTGACACAATCCATGCGCAGATCCATGCCTTCGGTTGAGAGTTTGCGTGATTCGCAGAAATT
This sequence is a window from Candidatus Thiodiazotropha sp. LNASS1. Protein-coding genes within it:
- a CDS encoding OsmC family protein — its product is MESIQVSFTGGKRIQAKVGDYTIETDQPLKYGGEASAPAPFDLFLASLATCAGIYAWNFCESRKLSTEGMDLRMDCVNDEKKKMIVKVIFRLTLPDGFPEKYHSGIVRAMELCAVKRHMMDTPGFSFDLV